A segment of the Acidimicrobiia bacterium genome:
GGATATTTCAGGTGGGCCCCGTCGACTGGCTGTCCGGGCGCCACGAGACCGTCATCCTCGGTCTGGTGTACGGCTACATCCCGTTCTTCATCCTGCCGGTCTACGCCGCCCTCGACCGGATCGACCAACGGGTGCTCGAGGCCGCTCGCGACCTGGGGGCGGGGCCGTGGCAGGCGTTCAAGCGGATCACGCTGCCGCTGTCGAAGCAGGGGATGCTGGCGGGCCTCGTGATCATCATGCTCCCGATGTTCGGCGACTATTACACGCCGACGCTGTTGTCCGGCTCGCCTCGCACCAGGCTGATCGGCAACGACATCGATCAGTTCATCAACCAGACCACCTCGGCGGGTGGCAGGGGAGCGGCGCTCACGATCGTGCTCATGTCGTTCGTCGCAGTGCTCATGCTCTATTACCTGTTCAACATCGCCAGGGTCACCGAGGAGGCGCGCGAGTGACCACCCGGAGCCCGGCAGCCCGGATTCGCGGCTGGTTCCGGAACCCATGGGACCAGCCGAGGATGTTGTGGATGATCACCATCTTCTACATCCTGTGGTCGATCATCCCGGTGCTCATCGCCGTGCAGTTCTCGTTCAACGACGGCCGGTCACGCAGTGCTTGGCAGGGGTTCTCGCTGCGCTGGTACTTCTACGAGAACGGCTCCGTGTTCAAGGACGACTCGCTTCGGCTCGCCCTCATCCAGAGTCTGCGGCTGGCGTCCTTGACGATGCTCGTCGCCACCCCCATCGGAGTCGCCCTCGCCATCGGCTTGGCTCGCTGGCGGGGGCGAGGAGCCAGACCGGCAGGGTTCCTGATGCTGTTCCCGTTGGTGACGCCGGAGATCGTGATGGGGGTGGCCCTTTTCCTCGTCTTCTCCAACCTCTACGACTTCGTCCCGTTCGGAACGTGGGCGCAGTTCCTCGGGCACGTGACGTTCTCGATCTCGTTCGTCGTGATCATCGTACGCGGGAGGTTGTTCGCCATCGGGCGAGACTATGAAGAGGCGGCCATGGACCTCGGCGCCTCGCAATGGGAGGCGATGCGGCGCGTGCTCCTGCCGATGCTGGCGCCCGCGATATTCGCCTCGTACGCCATGGTGTTCGCCCTCTCGATCGACGACTTCGTGATCAGCCAATTCCTCGTGAGGGACGCCGCCTCGGTGACGATCCCGGTTCGGCTCTATTCGGGGGCCCGGCTGGCGCCTCCTCCCTCCCTGAACGCCCTGGCGTCGCTCCTGCTGTTCACGACGATGATGGCCGTCGTGGCCGCTTGGCTGGCGTTGCGGCTCACGAGGCGAGGCGACACCAAGGGAGGGACCGCCCTCGAGGCGCTCTCCCGATTCGACATCTGACGTTCGGTCAGAGGATCTCCACGACCTCGGAGAGGTCGGCGTGCTCGGCTGCCAGCACCCGCAGGGCTTCCTTCGGGAGCCGCACCGTGACGGCGTCGCCCGGGGCGAACCAGACACCGCTCCCGGCGTTCGGGGTGGACACCTGGATCGTTCCCGCATCGCCCAGGTCGACGAAGACCTGGAGAGCCGGCCCGACGTACACGACGCGCTCGATCGTGCCCGGCAGGGCGTTCGGGGCGCTCGATCCTCCACGCTCGATGAGCACGCGCTCAGGCCGGATGCACACCTCCACCTCGCCCGAGGCGTCGAGGTCGCCTTCCCCTGCGACCAGGGAGTGGCCGGCGAGCGTCACGGCGCAGCCCCCCTCGGCCGTGCGGCCGGCCGCCAGCGCAGGCATCAGGTTCGAGGCGCCGAGGAAGTCGGCGATGTATGCCGTGCTCGGGTGCTCGTAGACGTCTGCGGGCGGGCCGACCTGCTCGATGTGGCCGTGCGACATCACTGCCATGCGGTCGGACATGGTGAGCGCCTCTTCTTGATCGTGGGTGACGTAGACGAACGTGATCCCCACCCGTTCCTGCAACGCCTTCAGCTCGACCTGGAGCGCCTTGCGCAGCTTGGCGTCCAGGGCTCCGAGCGGCTCGTCGAGGAGGAGGACGGACGGGTTGAGGACGAGTGACCTCGCCAGCGCGACGCGCTGCTGCTGGCCGCCCGAGAGTTGGTTCGGCTTGCGCTCCTCGAGACCGGAGAGCTGCACGAGGTCGAGGGCGCGGCCGATCCTCTCCCTCGCCTCGCCCTTCGTGACTCCGAGGTAGCGGAGACCAAAACCGACGTTGTCGGCCACCTTCAGATGAGGGAACAGGGCGTAACTCTGGAAGACGGTGTTGACCGGGCGGTCGTGGGGCGGGGTGTGCGACATGTCGATCCCGTCGATCCGCACCTCACCGGACGTCGGCCGTTCGAAGCCTGCGATGAGCCGGAGTGTGGTCGTCTTGCCGCACCCAGATGGGCCGAGGAGCGAGAAGAACTCACCGGGCTCGATGACCAGGTCGATGCGGTCGACGGCGATCACGTCGCCGTAGCGCTTCTCCAGCGAGACGAGCTGTACTGCTCCGCCGCTCATCCGTTGTCTCCTATGTCAAGCGGCCCCGGATTGGGCTGCTCGAGCGGTGTGCGTGTCGTTGATCATGGTGCGGTAGGCGACGTCGGTGAGGCGTCGATTCAGGATGCGGAGGGCTTCTCGTTTGCTCTTGCCGTTGGCGATGTGACGATGTTATCGCCGGCCGATCCTGCCTGCTCAGCGGCGGAATGCCCGCCCGAAAGCCTCGAGGGTCTCCAGGTAGAGGTCGATGTCCTCGTCGGTGTGCTGGATCGAAGTGAGCCATTGCTCGCCCTTGGTCCACGGCGGCAGGAAGACGCCGCGGTTGAGCTGCATGAGCCAGGCGGCATAGGCGAATCGCTCGTCGATCGTGAGGAACTGCCGGTAGTTGGTGACACGTTCCGTCGAGTACGTGATGCAACCCTTGGCACCGATCGTGACGACGTACGCCGGTAGCTCGAACTCGTCGACGATCCTCTGGGCACCATTCCGCATGCGGTCCTCGATCTCGAAGAGCCGGGCGTACGTCTCGGGGACCATGATCTCGGTGAGCACCGCCTTGGCGGCGGCCATGCAGAGCGGGTTGCCGTTGAAGGTACCGACCTGCTCGTAGAGGCCGCTGCTGATGGCCCCCATCACCTCGGCCGTCCCGCCGATGGCCGCGATCGGCAGGCCGCCGCCGAGCGCCTTGGCGAGGCACACGATGTCGGGAGTCACGCCGAAGCGGCGGGTGGCGCCCCCCGGACCGAGCGTGAGGCCCGTCTTCACCTCGTCGTATGCGAGAAGGGAGCCGTAGCGCTCCGTGACCGTCCGCAGACCTTCGAGGAAGCCCGGCTCCGGGAGGACGATGCCGCAATTCATCAGCACGGGTTCGATGATCACCCCGGCGATCTCCTCGCGGCGCGCCGCGAAGATCGCCTCGACGGCCTCGAGGTCGTTGAAGGGGGCCACCAGCGTGAGCTCGACGATCGCCTCAGGGATGCCCGCCGATGCTGCGGCGCTGCGGGGTCGGCGCGACGGCCCGAGCTCGTCCTCGTCCTCGTTCCACGACGACACCTGAACCGAGTCGTGGTGGCCGTGGTAGGCGCCTTCGAACTTCAGGATGACGTCCCGCCCGGTGACGGCCCGCATCAGGTGCACGGCGTCCATGGTCGCCTCCGTGCCGCTGTTCCCGAACCGCCACTGCGGGAGCCCGTAGCGGTCGGCCAGCCTCTCGGCGACGACCACGGCGTCCGGAGCCGGCTGGGCGAAATGCGTACCCTGCTCGACGCGCTCCTGAACGGCCGAGACGATCGCAGGGTGGGCGTGACCGACGAGCATCACGCCGTAGCCGCCGTGGAGGTCGACGAACTCGTTGCCGTCGACGTCCCAGACGTGCGAGCCCTTCCCTCGCTCGATCCAGATCGGGTGAGGGCGTGAGATCTGCCAGCTCGACGTCACCCCGCCGGCGAGGTGGGCCTTGGCGGTCTCTGCCAGGCGCCCAGACGTCGTCATGCGATCCCGGAACCGGTCTCGCTCGTCGGCGATGATCCGCTCTGCTGCCGCGATGTCTCGGGCGGCGGTCGTGGTCTGCATCAGCCCTCCATTGAACCGCTGTTCAGTTTATACTGAGATCCATGAGCGCGCCCGTCGCCCCACTCGCTGCCGGCGATCTCGAGCGCGTCATCGCCGATTTCGGCACGAGCAGGACGCTCCCGGCCGGTGCGTACGCCGACCAGGCCGTCTTCGATTGGGAGGTCGAGCACCTCTTCGGCAGCTGGTTGTGCGTGGGGCGCGTCGACGACCTGCTCGAGCCCGGCCAGATCGTGGCCCTGCCGACGCTGTCGGGGTCGCTGCTCGTCTCACGGGACGCCGGCGGTGAGGTGCGCGGCTTTCGCAACGTGTGCCGGCATCGGGGGCACGAGCTCCTCCCCGAGGGAGCGGCCATCGACGCCAGGCAGATTCGCTGCCCGTATCACTCGTGGGCATATCGCCTCGACGGCACGTTGCGCACCGCCCCGACGTTCACCCAGGCGCCGGACTTCGACGCCACGGACTGGCCGCTCGTCGAGGTGCGTTCCGGGGTGTGGCGCGGCTGGCTCTTCGTCGACTACTCGG
Coding sequences within it:
- a CDS encoding ABC transporter permease; translation: MTTRSPAARIRGWFRNPWDQPRMLWMITIFYILWSIIPVLIAVQFSFNDGRSRSAWQGFSLRWYFYENGSVFKDDSLRLALIQSLRLASLTMLVATPIGVALAIGLARWRGRGARPAGFLMLFPLVTPEIVMGVALFLVFSNLYDFVPFGTWAQFLGHVTFSISFVVIIVRGRLFAIGRDYEEAAMDLGASQWEAMRRVLLPMLAPAIFASYAMVFALSIDDFVISQFLVRDAASVTIPVRLYSGARLAPPPSLNALASLLLFTTMMAVVAAWLALRLTRRGDTKGGTALEALSRFDI
- a CDS encoding ABC transporter ATP-binding protein — protein: MSGGAVQLVSLEKRYGDVIAVDRIDLVIEPGEFFSLLGPSGCGKTTTLRLIAGFERPTSGEVRIDGIDMSHTPPHDRPVNTVFQSYALFPHLKVADNVGFGLRYLGVTKGEARERIGRALDLVQLSGLEERKPNQLSGGQQQRVALARSLVLNPSVLLLDEPLGALDAKLRKALQVELKALQERVGITFVYVTHDQEEALTMSDRMAVMSHGHIEQVGPPADVYEHPSTAYIADFLGASNLMPALAAGRTAEGGCAVTLAGHSLVAGEGDLDASGEVEVCIRPERVLIERGGSSAPNALPGTIERVVYVGPALQVFVDLGDAGTIQVSTPNAGSGVWFAPGDAVTVRLPKEALRVLAAEHADLSEVVEIL
- a CDS encoding aspartate aminotransferase family protein, whose translation is MQTTTAARDIAAAERIIADERDRFRDRMTTSGRLAETAKAHLAGGVTSSWQISRPHPIWIERGKGSHVWDVDGNEFVDLHGGYGVMLVGHAHPAIVSAVQERVEQGTHFAQPAPDAVVVAERLADRYGLPQWRFGNSGTEATMDAVHLMRAVTGRDVILKFEGAYHGHHDSVQVSSWNEDEDELGPSRRPRSAAASAGIPEAIVELTLVAPFNDLEAVEAIFAARREEIAGVIIEPVLMNCGIVLPEPGFLEGLRTVTERYGSLLAYDEVKTGLTLGPGGATRRFGVTPDIVCLAKALGGGLPIAAIGGTAEVMGAISSGLYEQVGTFNGNPLCMAAAKAVLTEIMVPETYARLFEIEDRMRNGAQRIVDEFELPAYVVTIGAKGCITYSTERVTNYRQFLTIDERFAYAAWLMQLNRGVFLPPWTKGEQWLTSIQHTDEDIDLYLETLEAFGRAFRR